In Rhodothermales bacterium, the genomic window GCATCGGGCAACCAGGCAGCGGTACGGCGGCGGACCGTGGCGTTCCCGGGCTCCACGCGCGCGGCCGCCAGAAGCGCTTCGCCGCGCGTCACCGGATGGTGGGGATTCTCCGTGAGCGGCAACAGCGCGGCGACACGCTCCCGCGCCCCCCGGCTGCTTCGTTCAACCAGTCGGATGGCTGCCCGTCGGATGCGGTCGGCATCGCTGTCCGTGACCAGGGCCGACTGCAGGACGGACCACGCCAGATCCTCTCGCCGTTCGACCAGGATCCGCACGGCTTCCTCCAGCAGGAAACCATTCTGACTGGTGTTTGCCGTCCGCAGGGCTTCCTCGGCAGCGGCCGGACCCGGCCAGGCGGCGAGCGCGCGGAGCCAGGCCAGGCGAACGCCCGGGTCGGTGGCCGAGGACTGCTCCTGGACCATGCGCAGCGCCGACGTCGACGGGGCCATGCCCGCCAGGACCGGCAGGGCAGCCTGAAGCACATACGGGCCGGATCCGGTCAGTGCCGGCCGCAGGCCGATGATCAATTCCGGTTCGGCGCCGCCCCGGGCCAGCAACGAGAGGGACCGGATCCGGCCCCCTGCTGTTTGGGCATCCCCGAGCTGGGATGTCACGTCGTCCAGGTCAGGGTCGGACGAAAACGCATACAGTAGATTTGCCGTTTCGTCCAGGTGAACGTACCGGGGCCGCAACGGAGCCTCATACACGAACCGGACCTCATTCGCGTCCAGGTGCACCGGGTGCCGTTCCAGTCCGGCCAGGGACGAAATGACGATGTCGGTATGGATGTCGAATACGTCCGGGACCAGCGGTCCATCCTGCTCCTGGGTAAGGATGACGGCCAGTTGCCCGGCTTCCGGGCGGTGGGAGTAGATGAGCGTGAAGACCGGATGACCGGCGCCGTACACCCACGTATCGAAAAAGGCACTCCGGCCACCGACCAATTGGCGGAAGGTTTCGGTATCCACGGCCGCGGAGGCGGCCTGCGCATCCAGGTCCGTGGCCGCATCGAGCACCCGCTCCACCCCGATTTCCTCGGCCAGCATGTGAAGGACCCAAAGGCCTTTCCAGGTGGCGTGTGCGTCGTTCAGGTCGGAGGGCGTATACCAGCGATCCCAGATCAGCGGCCGGACGTAGCGTTCGGCTTCCTCCAGGTACCGCGTGCGGGCTGTTTCCAGGATCAATCCGTAGGCCCCGTCGCCATGCTCCTGGCGGAGCGCCTGGGCGGCCGCGAATACCGGGATGGCTCGCGACAACCAGGCATCCGTCGGGAAGACGTTCGTCTGGAGGCTTCCGAACCGGGCCTGGAAGCGTGCTGCACGGGTCGCCAGATCGGCCATGAGTGGGGAATCTTCCAGCAGCGCCGGATCGGATTCGAGACGGAGACCGTTCCAGATCTGCGTGGGATAGCCCGGCGGCAATGCAATGGACCGGCCGGTGCTTCCACCGGTCGAGTCCACCTCAACCGTCACGAATCCGGATTCAGCCGCGAGAAAGCCGACGGCATGTGTCAGGCGTTCTCCCTCGGGCTGCCAGATGTGCGTTGTGGCTTCCGGTCCGAGCACTGTGCTGTTGGGGCCATCGGGCCAGAATACGTCCCATCCTGACGGAACCGTCACGCGGATGTCAGCCGAGTACGCATCGAACCACTCGAGGGGCGCCGGTATCCAGTGCGTTTCATCGGCCCGGCTCGGGGTCCATGCCGCCTTCCATCCACCCCGATCGCGGATATCGTAACCTGCGCGGGAGGTCTCGTAATCCACCTGGACCACGACTTCTTCCGCACCCCCGTCCGGCAGCGCGATGTACAGGGAATCCCCCGAGGTCGTCCAGCGCGTCGAATCGGAAAACACGCGGACGTCACGTATGTCCACGGCACCCGCGCGCAGGATGAATCGCCGCGCTGTCGACGTGGCATCAACCGAAACACGATAGACCGCCGAGCCCACAAGCCGACGTTGCTCGGGCATCAACAGGACCGATGCCTGGACATGATGGATATTGATGCCCGGTGCAAGATCCGATTGGACGGGGGCCTCCATCGGATGGTACGCATCCCGTGACACCGCTTCCAGCACCTGCGCACGGACGCTCAAGGGCGAGCCCACGAGGACGGCAACCAGCAGAACCCACCGCACCATGCCCTTCGGAACGGCGGTCAGAACAGTCATGAATGGGCCGGAACGCGTCATGAGCGGGCGGGGCGGTTGCCGAGATACAGGATTCCGAGGAAGCCGGCAGCCACATACATGACCATCTGTCCCGTGTGGGTCAGCAGGGCGTATGTGGCCGCATCGGTTTCGGGCACAAGATACAGCAGGCCAAGGGCCTGGACGGTAATGAAGTGGTAGGTGCCGATGCCCCCCGGAGCCGGGATGACCACACCGATGGACCCGATGAGCATGATTCCGAGGGCATCGAGCATCGAGAAGTCCGTCATGTGAAGCATGGCAAACGGGACCCAGGCCATGAATACGTAGCAGGCCCACATGGCCACGGACTGGACAATCAGCGTCCCGGTCCGACCGGTGCGGAGAACGGACAGCAATCCCGACCGGAAGGTCTGGATGAGGCGCCCCAGGCGCGATTCGCCGCTTGACCGTCGGAGGACCACCAGCCAGAATACGACGCCGCCTCCGACCAGAGCCGCTCCGGACAGCAGCAGCCAAGTCCCTGTCGACACCGATCCGAGCGGACGTCCCAGAGCGTCGATCAGGGCCGGGAGCTCATTGCCGTAGATGAGCGGGAGCATCAGCAGCCCCAGCCCGAGCATGACGACGTCGAGCACACGCTCCACGACGACCGTGCCCAGCAAGGTGGAGAACGGAATTTTTTCATGGGCGGCCACGTTTCCGGTGCGGATGAGTTCGCCCACCCGGGGGCCGGCGTAGTTGGCCATGTAACCCACCATGAGGGACAGGAAGGCCACCACGCGGGAGGTTCGCCTGGATTGGCCGGGCAGTTTGTCCATCATGAGGCACCACCGTTCTGCGCGCAACCAGTGGCTCGCGTAGGTCGCGACGACGGCGGGGGGCATCCACCACCAATTGGCCTGTTTCAGGGCCGTGCCCACGGCCGCGAAATCGGCATTCCGGAGGGCAAACCAGAGCAGGACGGCTGCGATCGCAAAACTGCCCGCGCGGATGGCCCAGGTCCTGGCGCGTGAGGATAGCGCGTTGGAGTTTCCCACGCCTACTGCAGGTCTATGACTTCAACGCCGTCCGGAATGGCGAACGAAAAGGCGTCTTCCGCCAGGGAGGGATTGAATTCGACGTCGGACAGGTGGAAGGTCATCTGTACGTCGTTCAGGTCAACGACATGCATCCGCAGGACGGCCAGGTCCGCGGGGCGAATCCACATCGTAACGGTCTTGAAGGAGGCGAAGGCATCGGTCGGCGTCAAGCCGAGGACGTGCATCCGTGTGCCATCCAGAGACGCATCGGCCTCCTGCCGGATGGCATACGCCGAATCGAACTCACCCAGGAACGACGTCAGCGAGAAATCCTCCATGTCGTCCTCCACGGTATTGATGAGCACTTGCCGCTCGGCGTGGTTGTGGATCCAGGTGCGTTCGCCGTCGCTCACGATGGTCTGACTGCCCGTTTCAATCCGGTAACGGTCGCCGGCAATCCAGACCCGACCGGAATACCGCTCATCCATCTCCAGGAACTCGGAGGAGATGGTCTGGACAAACCGGGCCGCCATGGTAGTCTCCGCACCGTAAAGCGCGCGGACCTGGTCCGCCAGCGGTTGCGCCCCGGTCGGAGCAGTGAACGCGCCGGAAAGGAGAATGCCCAGCAGAACGGTCAGCGCGGCGGTCGGGAGTATGGACAGGTGTCGGGTTGTCATGGTGACAACAGTACGTCCACCAGGGCCTCCAGGTCCCGTTCCGTGTTGTAGACATGCGGTGAAATCCGCACGGCCGTACCACGAAGCGACACATGGACGCCGGCTGCGCGCAGCTGCTCCTGGACCGTCGCCGGTTCCAGGCCGGCGGGCAGGGAGAGGCCGAACAGGTGGTGGCCCCGATCGGTCACGGGCGCCGTATGGAATCCATGCCCTTCCAGTTCGGCCAGGGCCGGCGCCATCAATCGCCGACACCAGTCCTGTATGCGCTCCGGCTGCCATTCCAGCAGCAACGCGAGGGCGGCTTCCACCATGGGCAACAGCAGGAAGTTCGACCGTTCCCCGACATCGTACCGGATGGCCCCCGGCGCATAGTCATCCACGTAATCCACGAGGCCGGCAAAATTGCTGCTTCCCTTGCGGGCAATCCAGTTTTCCTCAAGCGGAATGCCGTCCAACAGACGTTCTCCCCACCAGGCCAGTCCCGTCGCGTAGGGGCCCATGAGCCACTTGTATCCGGCTGCCGCCACCAGGTCGGGCTGGATGGCAGGCAGGTCCATGGGCAGGGCGCCGACCGACTGCGTGCCGTCAATGATCAAGTACGCACCGACGTCCCGGACGCGCTGGCCGACCGCCTCCAGGTCAAACAGGGTTCCGTCCGTCCAGTGGACATGGGGTACGGCCACGATCCGGGTCCGCGGTGTAATGGCTTCGAGCAGGCGCACATTCCATCCGGCCGCGGTCGGAGCCCGGGGTATGGTGCGTACGGTGGCGCCACGCTCGGTCGCGAGCCGCCGCCATGCATAGACATTGCTCGGAAACTGATCCTGCAGATGAACGATTTCGTCGCCGCGGCCTATCGGGATGTTGCGGGCGGCCGTGGCGATGGCGTAGGAGGCAGCGGGAATGAGCGATACGCGCTGCGCCGTTTCCGGAACGCCGAGCAGCCGGGCAAAGGCGCTTCGGATGCGTTCCGCGGGTTCGAAGAAGCCGCTCCCGGACAGTCCGGAAGGGTCGCGGGATGCCACCAGGGCCTGGATGCCCGCCTCTTCCACGGCGCGCGGCGTGGGGGACATATAGGCGCAATTCAGCCAGTGGACCGCATCCGGGATCTGAAAAGCGTGGCGTTGGCTTTCGAGAGGGTTCATCCCTCCAATATACGACCGCGGCGGCGGGGTCCACCCCCTGAACCCCGCGCCGCAGTCGCCATGGACCGGCCCCTCATCTGGAGGCACCGGTCAACGGTTACTATTGTGTCTTGACGATCACTTCGACTTCAGCGATTGCGGCTGCTTCGGCAGAAATCCGTGCCTCCAGCTTCCGCAGATCCCGCTCCAGGTCGTCCGTGTTGAATTCCCACGATGAAGGGGCCGAATGCCGATGGATGCGGATCAGGCGGTGGACATCCGGCACTTCGATTTCAACGAGATGAGGAATGGCCGGCACTTCGGCGATGGCCATGGCTTCCGTCGTGCGGCCGAACAGCGGCAGGTCGGGCCAGAAATGGCGCGCGACGACGGCCGTGATATTGGCGGAGAGGAGCAGGATGGCCAGGATGCCCAGACCCATCACGACTTTTTCGCGACGCCCGCTGGCGTCCGGTTCAGTTGTGGACATGATTCGCGTTCGGCAGGTTATAGTAATCCGACCTGTTCAGAACGCGAATGGTTGGCGCCTTATTGCCCGGATGGGCCACAATTTCCCGGATTGCCGTTCGGGTCGCCGCCGGGGCCGTGCAGGCGGGCGGTGGAGAATTGTCCGAGGTCCACGTCGTCCTTCTGGTTCCAGCACCAGAATTGCTGGCAGGGGAACCGGTTCTCATAGAGGGCCCGTCCGACAATGACCGAGTCCACCCGGTACGGCTTAAGACTGGCAATGGCCATCAGGTCGCGGTAGTCGCCCACCCCACCGGAGGCCGTAATGCGGGCACGCGTCAGGCGAGTGCCGAGCTCCCGATAGGCCTCCACATTGGGTCCTTCCAACGTGCCGTCGCGAGCAATATCCGTATACACAATGCGACAGCAGCCGGCCTCTTCCATTTTCAGGGCAAACTCCACGGCATCCTGTCCGCTGCCCTCCAACCATCCGTCCACGCGGACCTCGCCGTCGCGCGCATCGATCCCGACCACAATCCGACTCGACCCGAAGCGGGCCACCGCTTCCTTCACCAGATCCGGCTCCCGGAGCGCCGCCGTCCCCAGGATGACGCGGTACACACCGGCTTCCAGGGCTTGCTCAATATCCTCCATCGTCCGGATGCCGCCGCCCTGCTGCACGGGAATGTCGAGCGTGCGGCAGATTTCGTGGATAACGGCCCGGTTATGCTCCTCACCGCCACGGGCCGCGTCCAGATCCACGACGTGGAGCACCTTGGCGTTCTGGATACGCCACAGCCGTGCCATCTTGACCGGGTCCTCGAAATAGACTTTCTCTTTTTCGTAGGATCCCTGGTACAGGCGAACGCAGCAGCCGCCGCGCAGATCTATGGCCGGAATGACGAGAATCATGGGTATCGGTAGGGTCGGCGGCTGAAACGGAGGCAGTCGCCGGGGGTTTCCCGACCCAACGTGCGGTTTTTATGCGGATTCCTCGGACCGTCGTCCGGTGTCGCCTTGGCATGCCGTATTTTGACGTTTTGCTACCTGTTCATTTTTCTGCGACGTGATGTCCTCCTTCAAGCGCATCCTGGTAACCGCCGCCCTGCCGTACGCCAACGGACCCATCCATCTGGGTCATCTGGCGGGCGCGTATCTGCCCTCCGATCTGTTCTGTCGCTATCAGCGTCTGAAAGGGAAGGACGTGGCCTTCATCTGCGGCTCGGACGAAATGGGGGTCGCCATCATGGTCCGAGCCCGGAAGGAAGGCATTGACCCCAAGGAACTCGTGGACCGGTACCACCCCATGATCACGGATGCGTTCGAGCGGTTCGGCATGTCGTTCGACCACTACGGGCGCACCACCTCGTCCGTGCACGCGGAAACCAGCCAGGCCTTTTTCAGCGATTTGGCTGCCAAGGGAACGTTCACGCTCCGCACGGAAAAACAATTGTTCGACCCTGAGGCCGGAATATTCCTGGCGGACCGGTTCGTTGTCGGTACCTGTCCGGTCTGCGGGAATGCGAACGCCTATGGTGACCAGTGCGAGAAGTGCGGATCGTCGCTCAGTCCCCTGGAATTGAAGGATCCCCGAAGCACGCTGTCCGATGCTACGCCGGAGTTGCGCGAAACCACGCACTGGTACCTGCCGCTCGGCGACTTCCAGGACCGGTTGTCCACGTGGTTGGACACGCACGCAGACTGGAAGCCGAACGTGTTGGGTCAGGTCAAGTCCTGGCTGAAGGATGGGTTGCGTGATCGCGCCATCACGCGCGATGTGCCCTGGGGCGTTCCTGTTCCTGAAGATGCTGCCGCCGCGGTAGGTGTGTCCGCCGAGGGCAAGGTCATCTACGTGTGGTTCGATGCGCCCATCGGATACATTTCGGCCACCAAGGAATGGACGGCGGCACAGGGCCATCCCGATGCATGGAAAACCTGGTGGCAGGACGAGGAAACCCGCCTGGTCCACTTCATCGGAAAGGACAACATCGTTTTCCACTGCCTCATGTTTCCGGCCATGCTCATGGCCCACGGGGCATTCGTGTTGCCGGACAACGTTCCGGCAAATGAATTCCTGAACATCGAAGGCGACAAGCTCTCCACGTCCCGGGGCTGGGCCGTCTGGCTGCACGAGTACCTGGACGAATTCGATCCAGACCTCCTGCGCTATGCGCTGGCCACGACGCTGCCCGAAACCAAGGACGCCGACTTCACGTGGGGCGAATTCCAAACGCGGGTCAATTCCGAACTGGCCGATGTGCTGGGTAACTTCGTCAACCGGACCATGACATTCGCGACCCGGTATTTTGACGGTGTCGTCCCGGAATTGAAAAATTCGTCCGCCGTGGACTCGGAAACCCTCGCTGCCATCGCCGACTTCCCGGAGCGGATTGGACGCGCGTACGACAATTACAAGATGCGCGAGGCCGTGTTCGAAACGATGGCCCTGGCCCGACTGGGCAACAAATACTTCAACGATACGGAGCCGTGGCACACGCGCCGGACGGACATGCA contains:
- a CDS encoding outer membrane lipoprotein carrier protein LolA, whose product is MTTRHLSILPTAALTVLLGILLSGAFTAPTGAQPLADQVRALYGAETTMAARFVQTISSEFLEMDERYSGRVWIAGDRYRIETGSQTIVSDGERTWIHNHAERQVLINTVEDDMEDFSLTSFLGEFDSAYAIRQEADASLDGTRMHVLGLTPTDAFASFKTVTMWIRPADLAVLRMHVVDLNDVQMTFHLSDVEFNPSLAEDAFSFAIPDGVEVIDLQ
- the hisA gene encoding 1-(5-phosphoribosyl)-5-[(5-phosphoribosylamino)methylideneamino]imidazole-4-carboxamide isomerase; translation: MILVIPAIDLRGGCCVRLYQGSYEKEKVYFEDPVKMARLWRIQNAKVLHVVDLDAARGGEEHNRAVIHEICRTLDIPVQQGGGIRTMEDIEQALEAGVYRVILGTAALREPDLVKEAVARFGSSRIVVGIDARDGEVRVDGWLEGSGQDAVEFALKMEEAGCCRIVYTDIARDGTLEGPNVEAYRELGTRLTRARITASGGVGDYRDLMAIASLKPYRVDSVIVGRALYENRFPCQQFWCWNQKDDVDLGQFSTARLHGPGGDPNGNPGNCGPSGQ
- the metG gene encoding methionine--tRNA ligase, whose amino-acid sequence is MSSFKRILVTAALPYANGPIHLGHLAGAYLPSDLFCRYQRLKGKDVAFICGSDEMGVAIMVRARKEGIDPKELVDRYHPMITDAFERFGMSFDHYGRTTSSVHAETSQAFFSDLAAKGTFTLRTEKQLFDPEAGIFLADRFVVGTCPVCGNANAYGDQCEKCGSSLSPLELKDPRSTLSDATPELRETTHWYLPLGDFQDRLSTWLDTHADWKPNVLGQVKSWLKDGLRDRAITRDVPWGVPVPEDAAAAVGVSAEGKVIYVWFDAPIGYISATKEWTAAQGHPDAWKTWWQDEETRLVHFIGKDNIVFHCLMFPAMLMAHGAFVLPDNVPANEFLNIEGDKLSTSRGWAVWLHEYLDEFDPDLLRYALATTLPETKDADFTWGEFQTRVNSELADVLGNFVNRTMTFATRYFDGVVPELKNSSAVDSETLAAIADFPERIGRAYDNYKMREAVFETMALARLGNKYFNDTEPWHTRRTDMQACANTIHVSLQICASLAVLMDPVLPFSAEKLRRMLKLEGVRSSMPADGDANGAAAGAPAGIGWDAAGQPLMSAGASLGESEILFTKIEDDAMEAQMQKLKKADPQGGGADGAEEEALPYAPVADTATFDDFMKMDFRMGTVLEAEPVPKSKKLLRLVIDLGFEKRQILAGAGQHYSAEEMIGRRVAVVANLAPRKMMGLESQGMVLMAEDRDGGLFPITSGGEDGSVIR
- a CDS encoding aminotransferase class V-fold PLP-dependent enzyme is translated as MSPTPRAVEEAGIQALVASRDPSGLSGSGFFEPAERIRSAFARLLGVPETAQRVSLIPAASYAIATAARNIPIGRGDEIVHLQDQFPSNVYAWRRLATERGATVRTIPRAPTAAGWNVRLLEAITPRTRIVAVPHVHWTDGTLFDLEAVGQRVRDVGAYLIIDGTQSVGALPMDLPAIQPDLVAAAGYKWLMGPYATGLAWWGERLLDGIPLEENWIARKGSSNFAGLVDYVDDYAPGAIRYDVGERSNFLLLPMVEAALALLLEWQPERIQDWCRRLMAPALAELEGHGFHTAPVTDRGHHLFGLSLPAGLEPATVQEQLRAAGVHVSLRGTAVRISPHVYNTERDLEALVDVLLSP
- a CDS encoding lysylphosphatidylglycerol synthase transmembrane domain-containing protein, translated to MGNSNALSSRARTWAIRAGSFAIAAVLLWFALRNADFAAVGTALKQANWWWMPPAVVATYASHWLRAERWCLMMDKLPGQSRRTSRVVAFLSLMVGYMANYAGPRVGELIRTGNVAAHEKIPFSTLLGTVVVERVLDVVMLGLGLLMLPLIYGNELPALIDALGRPLGSVSTGTWLLLSGAALVGGGVVFWLVVLRRSSGESRLGRLIQTFRSGLLSVLRTGRTGTLIVQSVAMWACYVFMAWVPFAMLHMTDFSMLDALGIMLIGSIGVVIPAPGGIGTYHFITVQALGLLYLVPETDAATYALLTHTGQMVMYVAAGFLGILYLGNRPARS